The DNA window CGAGGTCATTCCCGGCGTGGCCGGATCGGCGGTGAACTCGCCCGCATTAAAGATCACATAGTCGGGTTCGCCAAAGTCGGCCAGCTGCTCTGCGGTCGGTCGGATCAGCATATTGTGCATGAACAAGGCATGATACGGCCGGGCGCAGAGCACGCGGATCTTCAGCTGCTGGGCGGGATCCCAGCCGGCGTAACCGTCCACCACATACAGCCGGGGCTGCACGCGGAGATAGTCGATCGCCCTTTGGCGGTTGGCCTGGAACGCTTCTTTTTCCAGCGGAATGTTGACGGGTCCCCACCAGACGTCGTCGTGGATTTCCGGACTGTCCACCAGCCGCTTGTCGCCCGGACTGCGTCCCGTCTTCTGGTACGAGATCGTAGCGAGCGCTCCGGCCGAAGTGATCATGGCGTGATCGTTCTGCAGCGCGTGTTCGTACAATCGAGCGGGCGACAGGTTCCGGTAGGTCTCGGAAACGTTCATCCCGTAACGGTTGAGATCGCAACCTTTCATCATTTCACCGTGGTCTTTTATTGGCCGGCGAAGCAGATCGCCGTTCCGAATGCGAAGAAAAAAAGAGGCGCCAGAACCTGACACCGATACAAGCAGCAGCCAGCGAACGAAGAAACCTGCTGACAGACCGCCCTGGTTCCGGAGGGGAAGGGCCGGTATCGAAAGAGATGCAACTCTTGCGCCGGGTGGTTAGAAAAACTAACCGCGCGGGAATGGTGCGGCAGATGGTGGTCATGCGAACCAGGCCGTCGGGGGTTTGATCGGGCTCCACCCGATCAGGTTCCACGCAAAAACACAGCCTAACCTTATTACTTACCAGAACAAATAGCATTTGCTCAAACTTACCGCCGCCTGCCTGGTCCCGCGTCGATCGCCAGCGGCGGCAACCCGGCGCCGCCTCGCGACTGCACCCGACGGTCGCCGCGCCCCGCTGCCTGTTCCCCGCAGCGAGCGCACGAAAGTTTTTTTCCGGGGAGGAAGGTCGCCAGCCGAAGATGCATGCGAAGTGTGCGGCCCCGCCCAGTTCGCGCGCTGCCAGCGGCCGGGTTGCTCAACCTTGCGGCGGCGATTTCGACGCATCGGTCGGACGATACCAGAAGGGCCGCAGCGCCCACATCGCTTGCCCCCAGCACCAGCCGCACGCCAGGCCGAACAGCAGCGTCGCCGGAATTTCCAACAACAACTGCGCTCCCAGCGAAAGATCCGACAGCTCCGGCCGCACGATCGCAAAGACAAACCACAGCCCCATCGGCAAACCAAAACCGAGCACGCCAATCTGCCAGACATACTTCTGCTTGCTGGCAAAACAACTCTTCGACCACTCTTGAAACCGAGAAGAAAGTCGCATGCGAGGAACTCCAGATAGTGCCAGCAACCCCAGGGCGCGTCGCCCACCGGAGTCGCCGCAGTCGCCAGCGGGACGCCGTGTCCCGTCATGCTGCGTTATCTGGTCAAGCGAAAGTCTTCCGCGTTTGTTACAGCCGGGGGGAAAACTTTTTTCGCACGACGCAAAGCGGCCAAGGTCGGAGGCCAACCAGGCAAAGCGTTCCGCCGGACAGTCGGGCCGGGCGATCAGCTTTCCGCTTCAATCGAAGCCGACATGGAGCCCTGGCAGCGGGCAATGAGATCGTCCTTGCCGTAGGCGTGGATCTGGTCCCGCTTCAGCTCGGCGTGTTCCATGGTGGTGGTCAGGCAGATCGCCCGACCACTGGCGTCGACTTCGCGGGCAATGGCGAACCCTTTTTCTAAAGGGTGGGCAAACACCTCCAGCATCATCCGCATGACGTAATCATAAGAGTGATCGTCGTCGTCCCACAGAATCACGTGGTAACGCGGCTGCTGCTTCGGCCGGGCATGCTTCTTGCGCTTCTTCGTTTTGACAATTGTCTCTTCAACCGGGGCGGCAACGCTTTCGTCGGACATGGCGATTCAAATCGGAAGGGGGGAGCTACGCCGGGGAAAAAACACCGACTGGGAAGGTTTCCCAGAGCAGTGATGGCCCTGAACCGTTCCCAGCATTATATTAAACCGCCCCGGGAAAGGCGAGTCGCAAGCCTGAGCCCTGGGGGCCGATTTCCGCCCGACTCGCCGGTGGAGGGCGCGTTTATAACGATTCCCAGCGCCGCAAATTTCGCGCCAGCGCTGCGATCGTTCCAGGCCGTTTTCCTTGCCGGCCGTACGACGGGGTGTTTTTTCGCCCGACAGGAAGAAGCCGTTCCCCACAGAGGGGAAACGTAATCTAACTCCATCATTCCGTAAAACTGTAGTGCCGCCATGAAAGATCTCGACCAGTTCCTTGAGCAGCATCGCGAAGCGTTTGAAAACGATCTTTGCGATCTGCTGCGGATTCCCAGTGTAAGCACTGACAGCAGCTATCGGAAAGATGTCCGCCGGGCCGGCGATTGGGTCGCCGAACAATTCCGCCGGCTGAACTTCAAAACTGAAGTGATCAGCACCGACCGCCACCCGATCGTCTATGCCGAATCGGCCCCGGTTCCGGGCAAGCCCGTCGCACTCGTTTATGGCCACTACGATGTCCAGCCGCCGGATCCGCTTAACGAATGGACGACCCCGCCGTTCGAACCGTCCATCCGCAACGGCAACCTGTACGCCCGCGGAGCGACCGACGACAAAGGGCAAATGCTGACCCATGTCAAAGCAGTGCAAGCCTGGATCGAAACCCGCGGCGAGCTGCCCATGCAGGTGAAATTCCTGATCGAAGGGGAAGAAGAAGTCGGCAGCGAAAGCCTCAACGACTGGCTCGAAGACCCGGCCACGCTGGAGAAGCTGGCCTGCGATATCGTCGTGATCAGCGACACCTCGCAATTCGCCCCCGGCCAGCCGGCCATCACGTACGGACTCAAAGGGATCGCTTATTTTGAGCTGAAACTGCAGGGCCCCAGCCAGGACCTGCACTCGGGCGTGTTCGGCGGGGCCGTGACCAACCCGGCCAATACCCTGGCGAAAATGCTGGCCGCCCTGATCGATGACGACCGCAAGGTTCAGATTCCCGGATTCTACGACGACGTGATCGATGCAACTGCCAGCGAACGGGAGCAGTTCGCCAAACTGCCCTTTACCGACGAACAGTTCCAGCAGCAGCTGGGCGTGACGGGCGTCAGCGGCGAAGCCGGCTACACCACGCTCGAACGGCGCTGGGTCCGGCCGACCTTTGATATCAACGGCCTCAGCAGTGGCTACCAGGGCGAAGGCGCCAAAACGGTCTTGCCCGCCCGGGCCTCGGCCAAGTTCAGCTTTCGCCTGGTGCCGAACCAGTGCCCCAAGAAAGTCGCCGCCGCACTGGAACCGATGCTGCAGAAAATGTGTCCTCCCGGCATCACCATGGAACTGGTCGACATGCACGGTGCCCCCGGCATCGTCACGCCGCTCGACAGCCCCTACATGCAAGCGGCCGCCGATGCGATCGAATCCGGCTTCGGCACGCGGCCCGTTTTCATCCGCGAAGGCGGTTCCATCCCAGTCGTCACGGCCTTTTCCAAAAAGCTGGGGGTTGATACCCTGCTGCTAGGGTGGGGCCTGAACGACGATAATACCCATAGCCCCAATGAAAAATTCTGCCTGGCCGACTACCATCGCGGAACGAAAGCCAGCGTTTACCTGTGGGATCGCCTGAGCCAGCTTCCCGCACGGTAGACGCCTGAAACGAGAAAACCCTATGACAGACGGAACGCGAACGGACGCCCCCCTTCTTCCTGTAGAATGGGCGCTCTGGCCCGTTCACGATTAACGGATCGAAGCGGGGTTCGCGTGGCCAGCACATCGGCGGCGCCCCCATCGTCATACTGTTTCCTGGCTGCTTCCGTCGAACAGGTCGGGCACGAGTGCCCAACCTGCAGAAATCAGTACCACGCAGTAATTTTACCGAAGTATTGTTCCGCAGCTTCGCTCCCCCTTGCCCGGACGCAATCGCCCGAATTAACGGATTCCAAAAGACCATGCTCGACCGCAAATTCATCGTGGAGAACGCCGCAGCCGTTCTGGAAAACTGCCGCAACCGAGGAGTGACCGTCGACGTCGCCCGGCTGGTGGAACTGGAAGCCCAGCGCCGGGTCAAGTTGATCGAATCCGAGGATCTGAACCGGCAATCGAACGCCAAGTCGAAGCTGATCGGCCAGGCGAAAGACTCCGGCGAAAGGGACTCGCTCAAAGAAGCGGCCCGCCTGTTGCGGGAACAAAAAGACGCCGCCCAGACGGAACATGATCGGCTGGATCGCGAGGTCCACGAGCTGCAGTCGGCCATTCCCAACATGGCCCATCCCGACGCCCCGATCGGCGGCGACGACCAGGCGAACCTGGAACTGCGGCACGGCAAACACCAGCCGCGGAAGTTCGATTTCAAACCGCTCGACCATGTGGAGCTGGGCGAAAAGCACGACCTGATCGACTTCGAAGGCGGCGCCCGGACGACCGGCGCCGGCTTCTACTTT is part of the Lignipirellula cremea genome and encodes:
- a CDS encoding ATP-dependent Clp protease adaptor ClpS; amino-acid sequence: MSDESVAAPVEETIVKTKKRKKHARPKQQPRYHVILWDDDDHSYDYVMRMMLEVFAHPLEKGFAIAREVDASGRAICLTTTMEHAELKRDQIHAYGKDDLIARCQGSMSASIEAES
- a CDS encoding dipeptidase gives rise to the protein MKDLDQFLEQHREAFENDLCDLLRIPSVSTDSSYRKDVRRAGDWVAEQFRRLNFKTEVISTDRHPIVYAESAPVPGKPVALVYGHYDVQPPDPLNEWTTPPFEPSIRNGNLYARGATDDKGQMLTHVKAVQAWIETRGELPMQVKFLIEGEEEVGSESLNDWLEDPATLEKLACDIVVISDTSQFAPGQPAITYGLKGIAYFELKLQGPSQDLHSGVFGGAVTNPANTLAKMLAALIDDDRKVQIPGFYDDVIDATASEREQFAKLPFTDEQFQQQLGVTGVSGEAGYTTLERRWVRPTFDINGLSSGYQGEGAKTVLPARASAKFSFRLVPNQCPKKVAAALEPMLQKMCPPGITMELVDMHGAPGIVTPLDSPYMQAAADAIESGFGTRPVFIREGGSIPVVTAFSKKLGVDTLLLGWGLNDDNTHSPNEKFCLADYHRGTKASVYLWDRLSQLPAR